Proteins from a single region of Shinella zoogloeoides:
- a CDS encoding aldehyde dehydrogenase, translating into MTTTIDWRARAASLKFRNGLYIDGGFRDAAKGGRFETVNPANAQVLTAVARGTAEDIDAAVASARRAFEDGRWSGKSPAERKAVLLRLAALIRENVPELALLDTLDMGKPISDSSTIDAPGSAHFFEWHAEAIDKLYDEIAPTGRGDLAMIRRVPLGVIGAVVPWNFPLDMATWKLAPALATGNSVVLKPAEQSPLSALMLAELASEAGLPDGVLNVVPGFGEDAGRALGLHPDVDALVFTGSTKVGKLFMTYAGESNMKQVWLETGGKSPNLIFADADLDKAAEMAAFGILFNSGEVCSANSRLLVHRSVQEEFTQKLIAATAAWPLGDPLDTATRMGPLVEKSHADRVASYIDIGRKEARLAHGGTRETRDGSDCYIQPTIFNEVAPDARIAREEIFGPVLAITPFDSDEEALRIANDSEYGLAASVWTKDLSRALSVSDRLNAGTVSVNTVDALSAMTPFGGVKQSGFGRDLSIHSFDKYCSLKTVWVKY; encoded by the coding sequence ATGACGACGACCATCGACTGGCGCGCCCGCGCCGCGAGCCTGAAATTCCGCAACGGCCTCTATATCGACGGCGGCTTCCGCGATGCGGCGAAGGGCGGCCGGTTCGAGACCGTGAACCCGGCCAACGCGCAGGTGCTGACGGCCGTCGCCCGCGGCACCGCCGAGGATATCGACGCCGCCGTCGCCTCCGCTCGCCGCGCCTTCGAGGATGGCCGCTGGTCCGGCAAGTCGCCGGCCGAGCGCAAGGCGGTGCTCTTGCGCCTCGCCGCCCTCATCCGCGAGAACGTGCCGGAACTCGCTTTGCTCGATACGCTCGACATGGGCAAACCGATCAGCGACAGCTCCACCATCGACGCGCCCGGCTCCGCCCATTTCTTCGAATGGCATGCCGAGGCCATCGACAAGCTCTATGACGAGATCGCCCCCACCGGGCGCGGCGACCTCGCCATGATCCGCCGCGTGCCGCTCGGCGTCATCGGCGCCGTCGTGCCGTGGAACTTCCCGCTCGACATGGCGACGTGGAAGCTCGCGCCGGCGCTCGCCACCGGCAATTCCGTCGTGCTCAAGCCGGCCGAGCAATCGCCGCTCTCCGCCCTCATGCTGGCCGAACTTGCCTCCGAGGCGGGCCTGCCGGATGGCGTGCTCAACGTCGTGCCCGGCTTCGGCGAGGATGCCGGCCGCGCGCTCGGCCTCCACCCGGATGTCGACGCCCTCGTCTTCACCGGCTCCACCAAGGTCGGCAAGCTCTTCATGACCTATGCGGGCGAGAGCAACATGAAGCAAGTCTGGCTGGAGACGGGCGGCAAGTCGCCGAACCTTATCTTCGCCGATGCGGACCTCGACAAGGCGGCCGAAATGGCGGCCTTCGGCATCCTGTTCAATTCCGGCGAGGTCTGCTCGGCCAATTCCCGCCTGCTGGTGCATCGCTCCGTGCAGGAGGAGTTTACGCAGAAGCTGATCGCCGCGACCGCTGCATGGCCGCTCGGCGACCCGCTCGACACCGCCACCCGCATGGGGCCGCTGGTGGAAAAGAGCCATGCCGACCGCGTCGCCTCCTATATCGACATCGGCCGCAAGGAAGCCCGCCTTGCCCACGGTGGCACGCGCGAGACGCGCGACGGCTCGGACTGCTACATCCAGCCGACCATCTTCAACGAGGTCGCGCCGGACGCCCGCATTGCGCGGGAGGAAATCTTCGGCCCCGTGCTCGCCATCACGCCCTTCGACAGCGACGAGGAAGCGCTTCGCATCGCCAATGACAGCGAATACGGCCTCGCCGCCTCCGTCTGGACGAAGGACCTGTCGCGCGCGCTCTCGGTCTCCGACCGACTGAACGCCGGCACCGTCTCCGTCAACACGGTCGACGCGCTCTCGGCCATGACGCCCTTCGGCGGGGTCAAGCAATCCGGCTTCGGCCGCGATCTCTCCATCCACAGCTTCGACAAGTATTGCTCCCTCAAGACCGTGTGGGTGAAATACTAG
- a CDS encoding oxidoreductase, with translation MRDAKYDILFEPLAIGPHVAKNRLYQVPHCNGGGYRDPSAAAAMRGIKSEGGWGVIFTEQTEMHHTSEITPFIELRLWEDKDIPGLRRMSDAMKVHGALAGIQLAYSGINGPNFYTKEVPLAPSALPIRTFTNDPVQARALDLTDIRNLRRWFVNAAKRSKMAGFDLICLYGAHGFGIFQHFLSRATNQRTDEYGGSLENRSRFAREVVADIRDAVGDTTAITMRVSLDETIGELGFSNAEVREFVEMNADLPDLWDLAHGAWEDCSGPSRFKEEGAQELLVRGIRELSSRPVVGVGRFTSPDVMARMIRQGVLDFIGCARPSIADPFLPKKIEEGRIEDIRECIGCNMCITGDMTMSISRCTQNPTFMEEWRKGWHPERMNEKGESQTVLVVGAGPAGLEATRALSLRGYDVTLAEATTALGGRVARERLLPGLSAWGRVVDYRQYQISQRTNVETYFDSRLTAEDVLGFGFEHVAIATGSHWRRDGVARQHVMPMPVDPAMTVWTPDDVMAKVHPENLAGKTVVVYDDDHYYMGGVMAEVMAKAGANVILVTPSAYVSDWTRNTLEQGAIHVRLDDLGVDIRLNRGVTAIRAGEVETNCTYTGRKTAIGCDAVVMVASRLAEDALYNALLARQADWADAGIKTVKIIGDASAPAPIAWATYAGHRYARELDTPDIGDALPFRREVTQLEPA, from the coding sequence ATGCGCGACGCCAAATACGATATCCTGTTCGAACCCCTCGCGATCGGCCCGCACGTCGCAAAGAACCGGCTCTATCAGGTGCCGCATTGCAACGGCGGCGGCTATCGTGACCCCTCCGCGGCCGCGGCCATGCGCGGCATCAAGTCGGAAGGCGGCTGGGGCGTCATCTTCACCGAACAGACCGAGATGCACCACACCTCGGAAATCACACCCTTCATCGAATTGCGTCTCTGGGAGGACAAGGACATTCCCGGCCTTCGCCGCATGTCCGACGCGATGAAGGTGCATGGCGCGCTCGCCGGCATCCAGCTTGCCTATTCCGGCATCAACGGCCCGAACTTCTACACCAAGGAAGTGCCGCTCGCCCCCTCCGCCCTGCCGATCCGCACCTTCACCAACGATCCGGTGCAGGCCCGCGCACTCGACCTCACGGATATCAGGAATCTCCGCCGCTGGTTCGTCAACGCAGCCAAGCGCTCCAAGATGGCCGGCTTCGACCTGATCTGTCTTTACGGCGCGCACGGCTTCGGCATCTTCCAGCACTTCCTGTCGCGCGCCACCAACCAGCGCACGGACGAATATGGCGGGAGCCTGGAAAACCGCTCGCGCTTCGCCCGCGAGGTCGTCGCCGATATCCGCGACGCCGTCGGCGATACGACCGCGATCACCATGCGCGTCAGCCTTGACGAGACCATCGGCGAACTCGGCTTCTCCAATGCCGAGGTGCGCGAATTCGTCGAGATGAATGCCGACCTGCCCGACCTTTGGGACCTCGCGCACGGCGCATGGGAAGACTGTTCCGGCCCCTCGCGCTTCAAGGAGGAAGGCGCGCAGGAGCTACTGGTCCGGGGTATTCGCGAACTCTCCTCCAGACCCGTCGTCGGCGTCGGCCGCTTCACCTCGCCGGACGTGATGGCGCGCATGATCCGCCAGGGCGTGCTTGATTTCATCGGCTGCGCCCGCCCCTCCATCGCCGATCCCTTCCTGCCGAAAAAGATCGAGGAAGGCCGCATCGAGGACATCCGCGAATGCATCGGCTGCAACATGTGCATCACCGGCGACATGACCATGTCGATCAGCCGCTGCACGCAGAACCCGACCTTCATGGAGGAATGGCGCAAGGGCTGGCACCCCGAGCGCATGAACGAGAAGGGCGAGAGCCAGACGGTGCTCGTCGTCGGCGCAGGTCCCGCCGGGCTTGAGGCCACCCGCGCCCTCTCGCTGCGCGGCTATGACGTGACGCTGGCCGAGGCGACCACGGCGCTCGGCGGCCGTGTCGCCCGCGAGCGGCTGCTGCCCGGCCTTTCCGCCTGGGGCCGCGTCGTCGATTACCGCCAGTACCAGATTTCCCAGCGCACCAATGTCGAGACCTATTTCGACAGCCGCCTGACGGCCGAGGACGTGCTGGGCTTCGGCTTCGAGCATGTCGCCATCGCCACCGGCTCGCACTGGCGGCGCGACGGCGTCGCCCGTCAGCATGTCATGCCCATGCCGGTCGACCCCGCCATGACCGTCTGGACGCCCGACGACGTGATGGCGAAGGTCCATCCCGAAAACCTCGCCGGCAAGACCGTGGTGGTCTATGACGACGACCACTATTACATGGGTGGCGTGATGGCCGAGGTGATGGCCAAGGCTGGCGCCAACGTCATCCTCGTCACGCCCTCGGCCTATGTCTCGGACTGGACGCGCAACACGCTGGAACAGGGCGCGATCCATGTGCGCCTCGACGATCTCGGCGTCGACATCCGCCTCAACCGCGGCGTCACCGCCATCCGCGCCGGCGAGGTCGAGACCAATTGCACCTATACCGGCCGCAAGACGGCCATCGGCTGCGACGCGGTCGTGATGGTCGCCTCGCGCCTTGCGGAAGATGCGCTCTACAACGCGCTTCTCGCCCGGCAGGCCGACTGGGCCGATGCCGGCATCAAGACGGTCAAGATCATCGGCGACGCCAGCGCCCCGGCCCCCATCGCCTGGGCGACCTATGCCGGCCATCGCTATGCGCGGGAACTGGACACGCCCGACATCGGCGACGCCCTGCCCTTCCGCCGCGAAGTCACCCAGCTCGAACCGGCGTGA
- a CDS encoding ABC transporter ATP-binding protein, whose amino-acid sequence MTEPKAIEVKSVSKNFGAYQALKSVSFDIGSNEFFTMLGPSGCGKTTLLRMLAGFESPDAGSILLNGKEVVSIPPHKRRVNTVFQSYALFPHMTLEQNVAYGLENLGWEQARIRTRVGEMLERVHMGPMAKRKPAQLSGGQRQRIALARALAPEPEVLLLDEPLSALDLKLRQAMRDELRTLQRDTGITFVFVTHDQEEALDMSDRIAVLGGGEVQQIGTPAEIYEEPVNRFVADFVGETNFLDVEVLETTGSEATIRTPFGLSITVPATGPTAKGRATLSVRPEKINLGNQAQGITFEGRITNKNYMGGYTHYTLDVAGTELRASRRNASREGDTIPLGATVPVGFIAASARVLAA is encoded by the coding sequence ATGACTGAGCCCAAGGCCATCGAAGTGAAGTCGGTCTCCAAAAACTTCGGGGCCTATCAGGCGCTGAAATCGGTCAGCTTCGACATCGGCAGCAACGAGTTCTTCACGATGCTCGGCCCGTCGGGCTGCGGCAAGACCACGCTCTTGCGCATGCTCGCCGGCTTCGAAAGCCCGGACGCCGGCTCGATCCTGCTCAACGGCAAGGAAGTCGTCTCCATCCCGCCGCACAAGCGGCGGGTCAACACCGTCTTCCAGAGCTACGCCCTCTTCCCGCACATGACGCTGGAACAGAACGTCGCCTACGGCCTCGAAAACCTCGGCTGGGAACAGGCGCGCATCAGAACCCGCGTCGGCGAGATGCTGGAGCGCGTGCATATGGGACCGATGGCGAAGCGCAAGCCCGCCCAGCTTTCCGGCGGCCAGCGCCAGCGCATCGCGCTTGCCCGGGCGCTCGCGCCCGAGCCGGAGGTGCTGCTGCTCGACGAGCCGCTTTCCGCCCTCGACCTGAAGCTCCGGCAGGCGATGCGCGACGAGCTGCGCACGCTCCAGCGCGACACCGGCATCACCTTCGTCTTCGTCACGCACGATCAGGAAGAAGCGCTCGACATGTCCGATCGTATCGCCGTGCTCGGCGGCGGCGAGGTGCAGCAGATCGGCACCCCGGCGGAAATCTACGAGGAGCCGGTGAACCGCTTCGTCGCCGATTTCGTCGGCGAGACGAATTTCCTCGACGTGGAAGTACTGGAAACCACCGGCAGCGAGGCGACCATCCGCACCCCCTTCGGCCTTTCCATCACCGTACCGGCAACCGGCCCGACCGCCAAAGGCCGCGCCACGCTCTCCGTGCGCCCGGAAAAGATCAATCTCGGCAATCAGGCGCAGGGCATCACCTTCGAGGGCCGCATCACCAACAAGAACTATATGGGCGGCTACACCCACTACACGCTCGACGTCGCGGGCACGGAACTGCGCGCCTCGCGCCGCAATGCATCCCGCGAGGGCGACACGATCCCGCTCGGCGCAACGGTTCCCGTCGGCTTCATCGCAGCCTCCGCGCGGGTGCTGGCGGCATGA
- a CDS encoding ABC transporter permease: protein MTDSALHIPAETVRAPRARFWHDLSFWGLLPARLLMSFALILPIFIIAAVSVATRGAYGGFTWDFNLAGYSQILFNEGWTGELEFTPQYLLIIGRTFLLAGATTLICLLFAVPVAYFISRQPPGRKAALVYLVTLPFWVSMILRVYAWMIILGKDGTLPKLLETLGFPAGMSFMFNDGATLTAMVYTAMPLMVLPVFASIEKLDGTLIEASHDLYGDRWVTLRRVILPLTAPGLTAGAILVFVPSLGAVLEPALMGGGKQMMMGSLIQLQFGGGRNWPFGAAIAMTLMALVMLFLIFTALRAARREATP, encoded by the coding sequence ATGACGGACAGCGCCCTCCATATCCCCGCCGAGACGGTGCGCGCGCCCCGCGCCCGCTTCTGGCACGATCTTTCCTTCTGGGGCCTGCTGCCGGCGCGGCTGCTGATGAGCTTCGCGCTGATCCTGCCGATCTTCATCATCGCCGCCGTCTCCGTGGCGACACGCGGCGCCTATGGCGGCTTCACCTGGGATTTCAACCTCGCCGGCTACAGCCAGATCCTCTTCAACGAGGGCTGGACCGGGGAACTCGAATTCACCCCGCAATATCTCCTCATCATCGGCCGCACCTTCCTGCTTGCCGGTGCGACCACGCTGATCTGCCTCCTCTTCGCCGTGCCGGTCGCCTATTTCATCTCGCGCCAGCCGCCGGGCCGCAAGGCGGCACTGGTCTATCTCGTGACGCTGCCCTTCTGGGTCTCGATGATCCTGCGCGTCTATGCCTGGATGATCATTCTCGGAAAGGACGGTACGCTGCCGAAACTGCTGGAAACGCTCGGCTTTCCCGCCGGCATGAGCTTCATGTTCAACGACGGGGCGACGCTGACGGCCATGGTCTATACCGCCATGCCGCTGATGGTGCTGCCGGTCTTCGCCTCCATCGAGAAGCTGGACGGCACGCTGATCGAAGCCTCGCACGACCTTTACGGCGACCGCTGGGTGACGCTGCGCCGGGTGATCCTGCCGCTGACGGCGCCGGGTCTTACGGCGGGCGCCATCCTCGTCTTCGTCCCCTCGCTCGGCGCGGTGCTGGAGCCGGCCCTGATGGGCGGCGGCAAGCAGATGATGATGGGTTCGCTCATCCAGCTCCAGTTCGGCGGCGGCCGCAACTGGCCCTTCGGCGCGGCCATCGCCATGACGCTGATGGCCCTTGTCATGCTCTTCCTGATCTTCACGGCGCTGCGCGCCGCCCGCCGGGAGGCGACGCCATGA
- a CDS encoding ABC transporter permease: MSIRHDVKRYPGLAPLTVFFFLYLYAPLAVIVVYSFNANRVAGVWTGFSLKWYGSALNNAALMNALETSLTVAAVATIVSTLVALSAALAIIRGKNLRFRKLSETIVNLPLLLPEIVLAVATLLLFSLLDIQNGMLRLIIAHSAFCTPFAFLPIRARLQGMSLDFEEASADLYADRWTTFRRVTLPLIFPGVFSGAMLAFLISMDDFITSNLLSTGGSTTLPVYIFSLIRAGTSPELNAIATLLILASLVLATVALLVSARGARENAEP; the protein is encoded by the coding sequence ATGAGCATCCGCCACGACGTCAAGCGCTATCCGGGCCTTGCCCCCCTCACCGTCTTCTTCTTCCTCTATCTCTATGCACCGCTCGCGGTCATCGTCGTCTATTCCTTCAACGCCAATCGCGTGGCCGGCGTCTGGACGGGCTTTTCGCTGAAATGGTACGGCTCGGCGCTCAACAACGCCGCGCTGATGAACGCGCTGGAGACCTCTTTGACGGTCGCGGCCGTCGCTACAATCGTCTCCACCCTCGTCGCGCTTTCCGCCGCGCTCGCCATCATTCGCGGCAAGAACCTGCGCTTCCGCAAGCTCTCCGAGACGATCGTCAACCTGCCGCTGCTGCTGCCGGAAATCGTGCTGGCCGTCGCGACGCTTCTTCTCTTCTCGCTGCTCGATATCCAGAACGGCATGCTGCGGCTGATCATCGCCCATTCGGCCTTCTGCACGCCTTTCGCCTTCCTGCCGATCCGCGCCCGCCTGCAGGGCATGTCGCTGGACTTCGAGGAGGCGAGCGCCGACCTTTACGCCGACCGCTGGACGACCTTCCGCCGTGTGACGCTGCCGCTCATCTTCCCCGGCGTCTTTTCCGGCGCGATGCTGGCCTTCCTCATCTCGATGGACGACTTCATCACCTCGAACCTGCTTTCGACCGGCGGCTCGACGACGCTGCCCGTTTACATCTTCTCGCTGATCCGCGCCGGCACCTCGCCGGAACTGAACGCCATCGCGACGCTGCTGATCCTCGCCTCACTCGTCCTTGCCACCGTCGCGCTTCTGGTTTCCG